The following coding sequences lie in one Spinacia oleracea cultivar Varoflay chromosome 1, BTI_SOV_V1, whole genome shotgun sequence genomic window:
- the LOC110784479 gene encoding alpha-amylase 3, chloroplastic, with amino-acid sequence MPTVALEPLLHQSIRQSHPKIHIIRPRKIVPFSLNFSSRIAKIGGSFVSYGPSKPLFLTACSATTTLPVASQSQPTAIVYSETFELQWTKKVEGKMCIRLDQGEDGDSWKWTVGCTVPGKWVLHWGVNYIGDVGREWDQPPIEMRPPGSVAIKDYAIETPLVQSSSSEGKDSLHELTINFDCNSRIAAINFVLKDAETGSWYQHKGRDFVVPLVDYLCDYDSGSGMKRELSSWPGTFGQMSDMLLQSEGPEGRDEGSGEEASAEPTLANRLLEGFYEEQLIVKKVPVCNSLSVSVKKCSETDKNIVSIETDLSGDVVVHWGVCRDNATKWEVPVAPHPPNTELYKNKALRTRLQPKGDGFGAKGVFTLDKEITGFPFVLKLNDDTWLNNRGNDFFILLSETQSGGSPSEEIEKKVSSETISTSVRTEEDQPKEDQEDLPPTFTDGIIKEIRKLGTGISSDIKWKTKSKEAQESILQEIEKLAAEAYSIYRSSTTAFLKEAVSETEELEIPAEICSGTGTGFEILCQGFNWESHKSGRWYMELLEKAPELSSLGFTVIWMPPPTESVSPEGYMPSDLYNLNSRYGTIDELKTVIKAFHKAGIKVLGDAVINHRCAHSKNQNGIWNIFGGRLNWDDRAVVADDPHFQGRGNKSSGDNFHAAPNIDHSQDFVRNDLKEWLRWLRKDIGYDGWRLDFVRGFWGGYVKDYIDSSAPYFAVGEYWDSLSYTYGAMDYDQDAHRQRIVDWINATGGTAGAFDVTTKGILHSVLERCEYWRLSDPNGKPPGVVGWWPSRAVTFIENHDTGSTQGHWRFPGGKEMQGYAYILTHPGTPAVFYDHIFSDYKSEISALISVRNKNKISCRSRVKITKSEKEVYAAIIDEKVAMKIGPGHYEPPNESQQWSVAVEGRDYKVWEAV; translated from the exons ATGCCAACCGTTGCTCTTGAACCGCTCCTTCACCAATCTATCAGACAATCTCACCCCAAAATTCATATAATTCGGCCTCGAAAAATTGTACCCTTTTCACTGAATTTCAGTTCAAGAATTGCCAAAATTGGTGGGAGTTTTGTTAGCTATGGACCTTCAAAACCCCTCTTTCTTACTGCTTGTTCTGCAACTACTACGCTTCCTGTTGCCTCGCAATCACAACCTACGGCAATTGTTTACAGTGAGACATTTGAGTTGCAATGGACGAAAAAG GTGGAGGGCAAGATGTGTATTAGACTAGATCAAGGGGAAGATGGAGATAGTTGGAAATGGACAGTTGGGTGCACTGTTCCAGGGAAGTGGGTTCTACACTGGGGTGTGAATTATATAGGCGATGTGGGAAG GGAGTGGGATCAACCTCCAATTGAAATGAGGCCTCCAGGTTCTGTTGCTATAAAG GATTATGCTATAGAGACACCATTGGTACAATCATCTTCCTCTGAGGGCAAGGACAGTCTTCATGAACTAACCATCAATTTCGATTGCAATAGTAGAATTGCGGCTATCAACTTTGTGTTGAAG GATGCAGAAACTGGATCATGGTATCAGCATAAAGGGAGGGATTTTGTGGTGCCTCTTGTTGATTATCTCTGTGATTATGACAGTGGTAGCGGAATGAAGAGGGAATTAAGTTCATGGCCAG GAACTTTTGGACAGATGTCTGACATGCTTCTTCAAAGTGAAGGCCCTGAGGGTAGAGATGAAGGAAGTGGTGAAGAAGCGTCTGCTGAACCTACTTTAGCAAATAGGTTACTTGAAGGGTTTTACGAAGAGCAGCTTATAGTAAAAAAAGTTCCTGTTTGTAATTCACTTTCTGTCTCTGTGAAAAAATGCTCGGAGACAGATAAGAATATTGTCTCCATAGAAACTGATTTGTCTGGGGATGTAGTAGTTCACTGGGGAGTATGTAGAGACAATGCAACGAAATGGGAAGTACCAGTGGCACCACATCCACCAAATACTGAATTATATAAGAATAAGGCATTGCGTACAAGATTGCAG CCCAAAGGGGATGGATTTGGAGCTAAAGGAGTTTTTACTTTAGATAAAGAAATTACTGGATTTCCCTTTGTCCTGAAGTTGAATGATGATACATGGTTGAACAATAGAGGAAATGATTTTTTTATCCTTCTTTCTGAGACTCAAAGTGGAGGTAGTCCATCTGAAGAAATAGAAAAGAAGGTATCTTCAGAAACAATCTCTACTTCTGTGAGAACGGAAGAAGACCAACCAAAAGAAGATCAAGAAGATCTTCCCCCTACTTTTACTGATGGAATCATCAAAGAGATACGGAAATTAGGTACTGGCATTTCCTCTGAcataaaatggaaaacaaagaGTAAAGAAGCACAGGAAAGTATTCTGCAAGAGATCGAGAAGTTGGCTGCCGAAGCATACAGTATCTACAGAAGCTCAACTACAGCCTTTCTTAAGGAAGCTGTTTCAGAAACTGAGGAATTAGAAATTCCAGCAGAAATTTGCTCTGGGACAGGGACTGGATTTGAGATTCTATGTCAGGGATTTAATTGGGAGTCCCATAAATCTGGAAGATGGTATATGGAGCTCCTCGAAAAAGCTCCCGAGTTGTCATCACTTGGTTTTACTGTAATTTGGATGCCACCACCTACTGAATCTGTATCACCTGAGGGTTATATGCCAAGTGATCTTTACAACTTAAACTCGAG ATATGGTACAATTGACGAGCTGAAGACTGTTATCAAGGCATTTCATAAAGCTGGCATTAAAGTTTTGGGAGATGCTGTCATAAATCACCGCTGTGCACACTCCAAGAATCAAAATGGTATTTGGAATATTTTTGGAGGCCGCCTTAATTGGGATGATCGTGCAGTAGTTGCTGACGACCCTCATTTCCAG GGTAGAGGCAATAAAAGTAGTGGAGATAACTTCCATGCTGCACCGAACATTGATCATTCACAAGACTTTGTAAGAAATGATCTTAAAGAATGGTTGCGTTGGCTAAG GAAAGATATTGGCTATGATGGCTGGAGGCTTGATTTTGTGCGTGGATTTTGGGGTGGTTATGTCAAGGATTACATTGATTCCAGTGCACCCTACTTTGCTGTTGGGGAGTATTGGGATTCACTTAGTTATACGTATGGAGCGATGGATTATGATCAAGATGCTCATAGACAAAGAATTGTCGACTGGATCAATGCGACTGGCGGAACTGCGGGTGCATTTGATGTCACCACAAAAGGAATTCTTCATTCC GTTCTGGAGAGATGTGAATATTGGCGACTGTCTGATCCGAATGGAAAACCGCCCGGGGTTGTTGGCTGGTGGCCTTCTCGTGCAGTTACCTTCATTGAAAATCACGACACTGGTTCCACCCAG GGTCATTGGAGATTTCCTGGTGGCAAGGAAATGCAAGGTTATGCTTACATCCTGACTCACCCTGGAACACCAGCAGTTTTCTACGACCACATCTTTTCAGACTACAAATCGGAAATATCTGCACTCATCTCTGTCAGAAATAAAAACAAGATCAGCTGCAGGAGCAGA GTTAAGATAACCAAATCAGAGAAGGAAGTATATGCAGCAATTATAGATGAAAAAGTGGCTATGAAAATCGGACCTGGTCATTACGAGCCACCAAATGAGTCCCAGCAATGGTCTGTGGCTGTTGAGGGCAGAGATTACAAGGTTTGGGAAGCAGTATGA